Part of the Methanococcus maripaludis genome is shown below.
TGTCTGTGTAAGTTCTTAATTTACAGTTTGAAACGTTTAAATAATCTCCTTCTTTTAAATCGTTAAGAATATTTCTGTTTGCGCCCCAGAATGCAATTTTTACCATTCCAGTTCCATCGTTTAAGTACATATCCTGAACTTCTGCAGTTCTATCGCTAAATTGAACTTCTCTTGAGCCGGAGATGTTCGCAACATTTCCAGAGATTGTTACATATTCTCCATCAAAATCAGCAAGTTCAGAAATATTCATTTTTTCAACAGGTTTTTCTTCCTTAGCAGATTCTTCAACTATTCCAATATTGTCAACAGAAATTTCAAGTCCTGAATACCCCTGTTTTACATATCCACTTACTTCTGCAATATCTCCTTTTTTAACTTCAAAATCTGCAAGTTCATTCCAGAGTGTTCCCCTTATACTTCCAGTATCGTCTTTTAAAATCAATGATTTTAGCTGGCCTTTTGTTCCATCTTTTCTGCTAAATTCTTTTTTAGGGTATGCAGCAACAACTTCTGCATTAATAGTTCCAGATAAATTAGGCATTAATTCTGAAATTTTGTAATTCTCTTTTAAAATGGGGTATCTCGATTCATCGTATTTTTTAAGTTTGTCAATTGAAAGTTCTGAGCCGCTGTTTAATTCAACCTTGTCGTTCCACTTTCTACTAAATGCATTTTCAATTTTTACAACGTCGCCTTTTTTTAATCCTTCAATTAGATCAGTTTTGTCGTTCCAAAGCGTAAGTCGTGTAATTCCAGTATTATCTCCAATGGTAATTGATGCAAGTTTTCCAGTTGAACCATCTTTTCGATTAAAATCTTTAGCAGGCGAAATTTCAATAATTTTTCCGGTGACTTCAACATTTTTTTGCCCGTCAGCAATATCACTTATTGTAAAATCGTATTCCTCTTCATCACCATATGTTATTTCTATCCCGAGTTCCTGTGCAACTAGCATTACTGCACTTTCCTCACCAAGAAGTCCAGAATTCTCTTCAATTTTTTCTTTTACTTTTTTTTCTAGTTCTTCCTGACTGATTTTTGATAATATTTTTTGTTTTAATTTGTCGATATTCATAAACTACACCGGTGAATTTTTTAGAGTTGCCTAAACCTTACCTACATAAAAGCTATAATAATGTTGAACATCCATTTTTATATTTGTTTGTATATACTATATGACAAAAGTACTCAGAATATATAGTTAACGATTTAGAATACTTGGGAAATCATGAACATTAAAAGAATTGTATCTGACCTTAAAAAAGAAAGCTGGTATACAAAGTTAGATGCTGTAAACAGGTTAGGAAACATTACTTACGAAACACAGGATGATGCAGATTACGTAATTAAAAATCTACTTATTGAATTAGAATCTCCAAAAACTGTGATGCAAGCACGAACTCTTTGGGCCACAAACAACATTATAAAAGAGTATCCTCAATTGGCGTACAAAATAGTACCTCACCTATTAAGACTTTCGAATTGCGAAAACAATGCAATTAAAGAAATTTCAAATGAACTATTAAATAAACCATTAATTAAGTATGCAATTGCAAGATACAGCACATTGCTTTCAAAAAGTATACATTCGGAAGATTACTACGAAAAGTTAAGCGCCATCGTAAATATATGGAAAATGGCCCCTGTTAATCCCGAATTAATCGACAATTTACTCCCTGAACTTATTGAATCGATTACAGATAAAAACCATTTAAAATTAGGAATATTTTCATGGATATTAATGGAATCTGAAGATAATGAAACGATTGATGAAATTGTGGATTTAATAAATAAAGTTTACCTGCATCTTGATTTAAATGCACAATACCCCCCAAGCTATATTAAAAAATTGATAAACAGCTCCGATCATGTCATGAAATTTGTGGCGCTATCTTTAATCGAAAAAAACCCTGAAAATGTAAATAACGAAGTAATGGAAGATTTATTGAAATTATTTACATCTCCAAATACGGATAGATACGTAAAAGCTAAAATGTTTTACACAATAGGCATGCTTTCACAAACTAAACCCTATTTAAAAACTATACTTATACACGAAGTAAATAAAATAATTAACAACGAAAAAGACTGGCTTTTAATATTTACTGCATTGGTAGGATTTTACACCATTGGAGAAAAAATAACAAATTCGGATCTTTTAAATCATTCCAATTCACTAATTCGTGGAATTGCAATTCAATTAATAGATTCTAGGGCTTCTGAACAGATTCTATCCTGCTTCAATGACAACCACGTTACAACATACCTTTCGATTATCGATAGACTTATAATGCCCGATATTTCAAACGATGTAAAATTGAAATTCTTAAACGAACTCAGTAATCCGGATAATTATCCGTATGTAACAGAACATATTGATGAAAATTCTGCTGCGCGACTAAGAAACAGTGTTGGCGAAATCGTACATTCGTGGAATTCTGAGCATTGGATTTCTAAAATTAACCTGATGAATGACCTTGGAAATTTGGCCAAAAACAATTCCGAATATGTTGACAGTTCAATTGAACTTATAATAAAATCCATGGAAGACAATTATGGGATGGTTCGTGCACAAGGACTCTGGATTGTTAGGGCCATACTTTACAATAGTGAAGACCCATTTCATATTTTAGAAGCGTTGGACGGCCATTTGGAACCACTATTAAAAATAAACGATCCAAATATCTTTGTAAGGTTAAATTACGTGTTACTACTTAGAAGTTTCTCCGAATTTTTAAAGGGAATTGAAGGTTGTGAGGATAAACTTTCGGAACTTGCGGGTTATCTAATGTACATTTCATTGAACGACCCTACAAAAATTGTTTCCGAAGTTGCGAAATTAATATTAAAATACGATTTCGATACAGAACTGGATAAAAAGGATATTACATTGGATAATTTTAAAGATTACTTGGAAATATTCCCTTATTCATCAGTTGGAATCATAAAATACCTTTTAAAACAAAATCAACATGATGAAAAAGTTGTTTCGATGCTTGTTGACATTTGCAGGACGCATTACACTTTCGGTTGTGACATATTCTGTATTCTTTATGGAATAGATATTGACGTATCGTCCGAAGAACTTTATGGAAAATTAAACGATTATTTAATATATAGCTCAGAAGAAAGTCAAAATTCGATGAAACTGCTTATAAAAATGCATTTAACTGAAAATAACTGGAAAGTTAGAATGCTTGGAATATCAATACTTGACAAAATATCCGTATTAAATCTCCAGTTTGTTGACAATTTCATAACAGATCTTATCCATATTTCATTATTTGATAAAATATTTGAAATAAGGGAACGTGCTGGAATACTGCTTGAAAAAATCAATTATGGAAGTCCGAAAATTGATATGAAGATTTCGATAAATTATTTCTTCAAAAGTAACGAAGAACTGCTTGAAATCATAAAAAATGGTGATCCTGGAATCGACGAAGCATTCTATACACTTAGCGTCAGAGACAAAGAAATAGATAATATCGAAAAATTAATGACTGTAGTTTCGAAATTTAAAAATGACGAACATTGGTATAGAAGGGCATACGCTTACAAAATACTTGAAAATCTCCTTAAAAATCCAAGAGCTGACCACTATCACTACGAAATTATAAATTGGTGCCTTGAGTGCGCTGAAGACAAAAATCCAATGATCTCAAAAATATCAAAAGATATTTTAGAAAAACTTGGGCGTACAGTACAGCCATCAACCCAAACAAATGCGTACGATAGAATAAGGCGTATTGAAAACCTCCTTGAAAGTGGAGACTGGACTATAAAAGTAGAAGCACTCCAATCAGTTCGAGATTTTATCAATGAAGGTCATTACGGATATTTAGATATTGTAATGGAAAAGTTAGATGATCCGCACTGGAAGGTTAAAAATGCGGCTTTAGGAATTTTAGCAGATATTGATCCTGAACTAATAAAACCTGCGATTCCAAAAATTATCGGCCTTTTAAATGACGGAGACGAATCGGTTATTTTAAAAACTCTCCTTACATTGAAAAAATTCGGTCAAAAGGATCCCAAAATACTTGAAAAAGTCATGCCTACACTTGAAAAATTAGAAAATTACGGTACATGGAGCATAAAAGAAGAAATAATGAGATTAAAATTATCATACTATAACAAATTAAGACAAAAACACTAATTAATCTCTTTTTTATTGGTAATAACATGAACAAATTTATCGTTTTTGAAGGTATCGATGGCTGTGGAAAAACCACTCAGGCGAAACTCATTGCTGAAAAATTAAATGCGAAATTTACCTTTGAACCAACAGATGGAAAAATTGGAAAGTCGATCCGCGAAATATTATCTGGTTCAAAATGCCAAAAAGAAACACTTGCACTCCTTTTTGCCGCAGATCGGGTTGAACACGTTTCAAAAATTGAAGAAGATTTAAAAAAATCCCACGTGGTTTCTGACAGATATGTTTATTCTTCAATCGTTTACCAAATGTCTCAGGGAATTCCAAAAGACTTCATTTATACAATCAATGATTATGCAAAAACTCCGGACCTTGTAGTTTTGCTCGATGTTGATTTAAATGAAGCTTTGAAAAG
Proteins encoded:
- a CDS encoding OB-fold nucleic acid binding domain-containing protein, encoding MNIDKLKQKILSKISQEELEKKVKEKIEENSGLLGEESAVMLVAQELGIEITYGDEEEYDFTISDIADGQKNVEVTGKIIEISPAKDFNRKDGSTGKLASITIGDNTGITRLTLWNDKTDLIEGLKKGDVVKIENAFSRKWNDKVELNSGSELSIDKLKKYDESRYPILKENYKISELMPNLSGTINAEVVAAYPKKEFSRKDGTKGQLKSLILKDDTGSIRGTLWNELADFEVKKGDIAEVSGYVKQGYSGLEISVDNIGIVEESAKEEKPVEKMNISELADFDGEYVTISGNVANISGSREVQFSDRTAEVQDMYLNDGTGMVKIAFWGANRNILNDLKEGDYLNVSNCKLRTYTDNTGEKRADLTYNYMSDLKKDETASEKIVEKITAIGDILSGSSDNADVTVIGMVTNAYPVNEFSRSNGGTGKVRNIVLEDSTGSIRMALWDSDAEIEISEGDVVKLIHGYAKESGEYMDLSTGRFGRIEVNPEGISIKSPRNYIAELEDGISTEISGTVVDYRKQDVILSLCPNCRKRLNLVDNKYMCEVCGEVAPNELLVSNLTIDDGTGVINCRLYGNNVEKVTELSKNKLKEMNLDALSNVLGKDVLFYGTPSFRNDELEFAVKRVNFVDASKELEVLKQH
- the tmk gene encoding dTMP kinase, which encodes MNKFIVFEGIDGCGKTTQAKLIAEKLNAKFTFEPTDGKIGKSIREILSGSKCQKETLALLFAADRVEHVSKIEEDLKKSHVVSDRYVYSSIVYQMSQGIPKDFIYTINDYAKTPDLVVLLDVDLNEALKRMESREKEIFEKIEIQKKIKEGYYSLINSENEKFMPKYGFIIIDTTSKSITQVFDEILNAIIDKIPDIIQ